GTTTAAAGCAACAATGTCGAAACCCAACGGACACTTAATTAGAGACACAGACCGTACTTACGTCTGTTTCGCAATGACGTTGGcgtcaataaaacaaaacggtGAACTTGTCCTATTGATACGTATACTTGAACTTGTCTGATTGGTACGCATACGTGAACTTGTATAATTGATACGTATACTTGAACGTGTTCTTATTGATACGTATACTTGAACTTGTCTTATTGATACGTATACTTGAACTTGTCTAATTGATACGTATACTTGAACTTGTCTAATTGATACGCATACTTGAACTTGTCTAATTGATACGTATACTTGAACTTGTATAATTGATACTTATACGTGAGCTTGTATAATTGATACGTATACGTGAGCTTGTATAATTGATACTTATACGTGAGCTTGTATAATTGATACGTATACGTGAACTTTTATAAATGGTACGTTTACGTGAACTTGTCTAAATGATATGTATACGTGAATTTGTCTAATTGATACGTATACGTGAACTTGTCAGATTGGTACGTGAACTTGTCTAATTGATAAGTTTACGTGAACTTGTCTAATTGATACGTATACGTGAACTTGTTTAATTGATACGTATACGTGAACTTGTCTAATTGATCTGTATACGTGAACTTGTCTAATTGATACGTATACCTGAACTTGTATAATTGTAACGTATACGTGAACTTGTATAATTGATAAGAATACGTGAACTTGTCTTATTGGAACGTATTTTTGAACTTGTCTAATTGGAACATATAAGTGATCTTGTCTTATTGATTCGTATATCTCAACTTGTCTTATTCATTCTTATACCTGAACTTCGTATACCTGAACTTGTCTTATTGATGCGTATACATGACCTTGTGTTACTGATACCTACACAAAAACTTTTGTTATTGATTCTTAAACCTTAACTTGACCTGTAATCAAGTATCCCCTCCTACAATCATGTGTAACCTCCTGGAACCATGTGTAACCTCCGGGAATCAGGTGTCCTCTCCCGGAATCATGTGTCCTCTTCTGAAATAATGTCTCCCCTCCTGCAATCATGTCTCCCCTCCTGAAAGCATGTGTCCCCTCCTGCGATCGTGTGTCCACTCCTTTAATCCTAACGATGTCTTAATCATGTGTCGCTTACTGCAATCATATGGCATCTTCTAAAATCATGTGTCCCAACCTTTAATTATGTGTCTCAACCCGAAAATCACGTGTCTCCTCCTGAAATTATGTGTCCCTTCCTGATATCATGGTGCCCTCCTGCAATGATATtcctcttcctgaaatcatgtgtcccctcctgATATACGTGTCCCTCTTGCAATCAaatgtctcttcctgaaatcatgtgttcCCTCCTGCAATGATATgcctcttcctgaaatcatgtgtcccctcctgATATACGTGTCCCTCCTGCAATCATTTGTCTCTTCcataaatcatgtgtcccctccAGAAATCGTGTGTCCCCTACTGCAATCATGCTACTCCTCCTAAAATCGTGTGTCCCCTTCTGCAATCATGTTACTCCTCCTGAAATCGTGTGTCCCCTACTGCAATCATGTTACTCTTCCTAAAATCGTATGTCCCCTCCTGCAATCATGTTACTCCTCCTGGATTCGTGTGTCCCCTACTGCAATTATGCTACTCCTCCTGAAATTGTGTGTCCCCTAATGCAATCATGTTACTCCTCCTGAAATCGTGTGTCCCCTACTGCAATCATGTTACTCCTCCTGAAATCGTGTGTCCCCTACTGCAATCATGTGCGCCCTCCTGCTATCATGTGTCTCCTCCTGCAATCATGTGCCCCCTCCTGTAATAATGTGTCCCCTCATGCAATTATGTTACTACTCCTGGAATCGTGTGTCCCCCTGCAATCATGTTACTCCTCCTGAAATCGTGTGTCCCCTACTGCAATCATGTTACTCCTCCTGGAATCGTTTGTCCCCTAATGCAATCATGTTTCTCCCCCTGGAATCGTGTGTCCCCTACTTCAATTATGTTAATTCTCCTGGAATCGTGTGTCCCCTACTGCAATCATGTTACTCCTCCTGAAATCGTGTGTCCCTACCTGAAATCCTTTCCTGAAAACAtctgtcccttcctgaaatcatctGTCCCTTCCTGAAAACATCTGTCCCTTCCTTATATCACGGCCAGGTATCATTCCACGCATATCGTTTAGGTATCATTAATAGCTTATGTGTACAGAAAGaataatatataagtataagacgaatcaaacataatattacataagctttttgtatgttaaaacactattataaattatagaACCACGCGTCAGTTTCTGTTTTACggtgtccggttagcgcagtggttaacCTAAGTATGTCTTGCTCAACGAAGCGACCCGGGCTCGATTCCCGGCctaggcgcatgtgagtttggggTGTGGTGACAAAGCTGGACAAGTTGGTTTTACATCCGGGTAAGCCGGTTTCCCCAAAAAACAGAAggccacactctcgcgtaacatcgtgccaacgagaatgataaaaataatgttataatatgttaaaattaaagtatGCTTGTGTACGGTTTCAGctcaagtaaataaaaaaaaaacataactgaAATAACTATATTCAGTAAATGAATCGTTTTTTGGAGTTGTTCAATGACAAGTAGCTGTTAGTAAACTCTACATAATTTAACGAAAAATTATATATCTTCAGTAAAGGAATAGTTTCTTGTAAGTTGTTCAATAACGTTTagctttaaataaacactacacTTCCTTTAAAAAGAATTATCTATCTTCcgtaaaagaaatgtttcatttttaacaacACTATTATTCTAATCATATTATGTTTGTAACTGTCATATCTTGATGTATGAGTTCTCACCATTTCAttcgttttgtttaaaaaaatacatgcgTGGTTTATAATGGAATGAAATGCACCTACCATTTCAGTGTATCAGCAGTCGCAGTCCAGCTGAAACTGACGATTTTATATGTTGGATGAAGGTCTCAATATTACCGAGGCTGTCAATGTAACATGTGAGATGTAAGTCCCAGTCCAACAGAGACTGGCGATGTAACACTTGAGATGTAAGTCCTAGTCCAACGGAGACTGGCGATGTAACACGTGAGAAGTAAGTCCCAGTCCAACGGAGAATGGCGATGtaacacgtgagatgtaagtcccAGTCCAGCGGAGACTGGCGATGtaacacgtgagatgtaagtcccAGTCAAACGAAGTCTGGCGATGTAACACATGAGATGTAAGTCCCAGTCCAGCGGAGACTGGCGATGTAACACGTGAAATGTAAGTCCCAGTGCGACGGAGACTGGCGATGtaacacgtgagatgtaagtTCCAGTGCGACGGAGACTTGCGATGtaacacgtgagatgtaagtcccAGTCCAGCGGAGACTGGCGATGTAACACATGAGATGTAAGTCCTAGTCCAACGGAGACTGGCGATGTAACACGTGAAATGTAAGTCCCAGTGCGACGGAGGATGGCGATGTAACCCGTGAGATGTAAGTCCCAGTGCGACGGAGACTGCCGATGtaacacgtgagatgtaagtcccAGTCCAGCGGAGACTGGCGATGtaacacgtgagatgtaagtcccAGTCCAACGGAGACTGGCGATGTAACACTTGAGATGTAAGTCCCAGTCCAACGGAGACTGGCGATTTAACACGTGAAATGTAAGTCCCAGTCCAGCGGAGACTGGCGATGTAACACGTGAAATGTAAGTCCCAGTGCGACGGAGACTGGCGATGtaacacgtgagatgtaagtcccAGTCCAGAGGAGACTGTCGATGtaacacgtgagatgtaagtcctAGTGCATCGGAGACTGTAGATGTAgcacgtgagatgtaagtcccAGTCCAGCGGAGACTGGCGATGTAACACGTGATATGTAAGTCCCAGTCCAACGGAGACTGGCGATGTAACACGTGAAATGTTAGTCCCAGTGCGACGGAGACTGGCGATGTAACCCGTGAGATGTAAGTCCCAGTGCGACGGAGACTGGCGATGTAACACGTGAGATGAAAGTCCCAGTGCGACGGAGACTGGCGATGtaacacgtgagatgtaagtcccAGTCCAGCGGAGACAGGCGATTTAACACTTGAGATGTAAGTCCTAGTGCAACGGACACTGACGATTTTacacgtgagatgtaagtcccAGTGCAACGGACACTGGCGATGtaacacgtgagatgtaagtccgAGTCAAACGGAAACTGTCGATGtaacacgtgagatgtaagtcccAGTCCAGCGGAGACTGTCGATGtaacacgtgagatgtaagtcctAGTGCATCGGAGACGGTAGATGTAgcacgtgagatgtaagtcccAGTCCAACGGAGATTGTCGATGtaacacgtgagatgtaagtcccAGTCCAACGGAGACTATTGATGTAACACGTGAAATGTTAGTCTTAGTCCAACGGAGACTGGTGATGTAACATGTGAAATGTTAGTCCCAGTCCAACGGAGACTGGCGATGtaacacgtgagatgtaagtcccAGTCCAGCGGACACTGGCGATTtaacacgtgagatgtaagtcctAGTGCAACGGAGACTGACGATTTTacacgtgagatgtaagtccaAAGTGCAACGGAGACTGGCGATGtaacacgtgagatgtaagACCCAGTCCAACGGATGAAACACGTGAGATGTAATTCCCAGTGCGACGGAGGATGGCGATGTAACCCGTGAGATGTAAGTCCCAGTGCAACGGAGACTGGCGATGtaacacgtgagatgtaagtcccAGTCCAGCGGAGACTGGCGATGtaacacgtgagatgtaagtcccAGTCCAACGGAGACTGGCGATGTAACACTTGAGATGTAAGTCCCAGTCCAACGGAGACTGGCGATTTAACACGTGAAATGTAAGTCCCAGTCCAGCGGAGACTGGCGATGTAACACGTGAAATGTAAGTCCCAATGCGACGGAGACTGGCGATGtaacacgtgagatgtaagtcccAGTCCAGCGGAGACTGTCGATGtaacacgtgagatgtaagtcctAGTGCATCGGAGACTGTAGATGTAgcacgtgagatgtaagtcccAGTCCAACGGAGATTGTCGATGtaacacgtgagatgtaagtcccAGTCCAGCGGAGACTGGCGATATAACACGTGATATGTAAGTCCTAGTCCAACGGAGACTGGCGATGTAACACGTGAAATGTTAGTCCCAGTGCGACGGAGACTGGCGATGTAACCCGTGAGATGTAAGTCCCAGTGCGACGGAGACTGGCGATGTAACACGTGAGATGAAAGTCCCAGTGCGACGGAGACTGGCGATGtaacacgtgagatgtaagtcccAGTCCAGCGGAGACTGGCGATTTAACACTTGAGATGTAAGTCCTAGTGCAACGGACACTGACGATTTTacacgtgagatgtaagtcccAGTGCAACGGACACTGACGATGtaacacgtgagatgtaagtccgAGTCAAACGGAAACTGTCGATGtaacacgtgagatgtaagtcccAGTCCAGCGGAGACTGTCGATGtaacacgtgagatgtaagtcctAGTGCATCGGAGACTGTAGATATAgcacgtgagatgtaagtcccAGTCCAACGGAGATTGTCGATGtaacacgtgagatgtaagtcccAGTCCAACGGAGACTATTGATGTAACACGTGAAATGTTAGTCTTAGTCCAACGGAGACTGGTGATGTAACACGTGAAATGTTAGTCCCAGTCCAACGGAGACTGGCGATGtaacacgtgagatgtaagtcccAGTCCAGCGGACACTGGCGATTtaacacgtgagatgtaagtcctAGTGCAACGGAGACTGACGATTTTacacgtgagatgtaagtccaAAGTGCAACGGAGACTGGCGATGtaacacgtgagatgtaagACCCAGTCCAACGGATGAAACACGTGAGATGTAATTCCCAGTCCAGCGGAGACTGTAGATGTAACACGTGAGATGTAAATCCTAGTGCAACGGAGACTAGAGATATAACACATGAGATTTAAGTCCCAGTCCAACGGAGACTGGAGATGTATCACGTGAGATGTTAGTACCAGTGCAACGGAGATTAACGATGtaacacgtgagatgtaagtcccATTGCAACGGAGACTGTCGATGtaacacgtgagatgtaagtcaTTGTCCAACGGAGACTGGCGATGTTACACGTGAGATGTAATTTCTAGTGCAACGTAGACTGGCGATGTAACACGTGAGATATTAGACTCAGTCAAACGGAGGATGGCGATGTAACTCGTGAGATGCAAGTCTCAGTCCAACGGAGGATGGAGATGTAACACGTGAGATTTAAGACCCAGTCCAACGGAGGATGGCGATGTAACCAGTGAGATGTAAGTCTCAGTCTAACGGAGACTGGCAATGAAACACGTTGTATGTAAGTCCTAGTCCAACGGAGACTGGTGATGtaacacgtgagatgtaagtcccAGTCCAACGGAGGATGGCGATGCAACACTTAGATGTAAGTCTCAGTCCAACGGAGATTGGCGATGTAACACGTGAGATGTAAATCTCAGTCCAATGGAGAATTGCGATGTAACACGTGAGATGTAAATCCTAGTAAAACGGAGGATGGCGATGAAATACGTGAGATGTAATTATCAGTCCAATGGAGACTGGCGATGtaacacgtgagatgtaagtcctAGTCCGACGGAGAATTGCGATTtaacacgtgagatgtaagtcccAGTCCAGCGGAGACTGGCGATGTAACACGTGAAATGTAAGTCCCAGTGCGACGGAGACTGGCGATGTAACACGTGAAATGTAAGTCCCAGTGCGACGGAGACTGGCGATGtaacacgtgagatgtaagtTCTAGTGCAACGGAGACTGTAGATGATAACCGTGGGATGTAAGTGTCAAACTAACATATTGTCGATGCTACACATGTAATGCAAGTCTCAATCTTACCGAGACAGTCGATGTAACACGTGTGATTTAGGTCCCAATCCAACGGAGATTGTCGATGTTATCATGGGATGTAAGTCTCAAACTAACCGAGATTGTTGATACTACACATGATTGTGATGAAATCCTAAATCTAGCCGAGACTGTCGATATTTAACTTTTGCAATAAGTCTATAAGTAACCGAGACTGTCCATATACCACGTGTGATGTAAGTCTCAATATAACCGAGACTGTCAATATAACACGTGTGTTTTTAGTCCCAATCCAACGGAGAATGTCGATGTTTACCGTGGGCAATAAGTCTCAGACTAATCAAGATTGTCGATATTAAACGTGGGCAATAAGTCTCAAACTAACCGAAATTGTCGATATTAATCGTGGGCAATAAGTCACAAACTAACCGAGACTGCCCATGTACCACGTGTTATGTAAGTATCAAACTAACCGAGACTGTCGATGTTAACCGTGGGGTGTAAGTCTCAAACAAAACGAGACTGTCGATGTATCACGTGTGATTAAAGTCTCAATAAAACCAATCCAACAATATTAAACGCGGGCAATATGTCTCGAACTAACCGAGATTGTCGATGGTACATGTATGATGTAAGTCTCAATCTAACCGAGACTGTCAGTGTGAAACGTGGTCAATACGTCTTAAACTGACCGAGATTGTCGATGTAACACGTATGATGTACGTCTCAATCTAACTGAGATTGTTGATGGTAAACGTGGGATGTAAGTCTCAATTTAAGGAGGCTGTCGATGTAACACGTTAGTTGtaagtctcaatcaaaccggtCGGTCATATTATACTAGAATGTGAGATGTTAATCTCATTACAATCGAGACTTTTCATGTTTAACCTGATATGTAAGTCTCATTCCAATTGAAAATGTGAGATGTGTCAATCAAACCGTGACTCTCGATGATACACGTCAGATGTCAATCTCAATCTATCCAAAACTTTCGATGTTATACGTGAGATGTAAGTGTCAATATAACCTTGTCTGCCTATGTTTtacgtgagatgtaagtctcAATCTAACCGAGACTGTCGATGGTATACATGATATGTATGTTGTGCTCTTGGTTTGTGTTCTTGAGAATACGTCCTTCAAAATTAATTTCAGGATACGTTTGAAATCTagtatgcatttttcaaaatatgattttctgaTTTTCTGATCGTTCACGTGAACCATATCTCCGACATTGAATAAAgagattgttttattattttttattgcaattcACCTGTATGTATAGTATGCAAGtaaatcatcattatatttaaattgaataagtCAATATGAcggtgttatatatatatacacgaaaattgaacaGACTAcattcatcaaataaaacatatatatatataatatttcgttTGTAGTTTCTTGGATATAAATTgtccaaaatatgataaaatataagtattCACAAGATGCTTTTGGATTCATATCATATTACTTATACCATGCGgtctaaacaaaacaattatatacatgtatgacaatACTACAATAtactttgcaataaaaatatggAAGATTCCTGTTCGATAGTaccaaatcaaacattaaaagtttttagttttaatttaacttGATAACAAGAAGTGTGCCGTTCCATCCACCAACAATCAGAGAGAAAGTGCGGCTGCTGAAGAATAAATCACGCGGTTTGTTCAGTCCGTCTCTCTTACTTGCCAGTGTGGTCAACTTTTTCTTCCCGTCGTTGTCAACCTGCAGCACTGTGTTGGAGCCTTCGCAGCAGACGAACACGTGTCCAGCAGGTGTCACGTGTACTCCGGTAGGATGTTTCATGTCAGGGTCAGTGAGTAAGGCCAGCTTGTTGCCCTTGTTGTCTAGGGTGATCAGTTGATGTTTACTGGAGTTTGTGATGTAGATTGTCTTCCCGTCGTTACTGATGGCACATTTCATCACTGTGATAATCACACCGAAGTCCTCGTACAGCGTCTTCACTTTCTTTCCCGACATCGTGTAGATGTACAGGGCGTCACTGGAGGAGATGTAAAGCTGGCCGCCATAGTGAGCTGCGGCATTACATCCATGGGTGAAGCTTAACTTCCTCGTAGTTACGAGTTTCCCTTTCGTAGCATTAATGAGATAAAGTCCTCGTCTATCAGCATGACCACTGTTAACACAAACGGCCACTTCATTTCCGTCAATGTGGCACACGTCATATGGATCCCACGGGACATCACAGTGGTCGATCACCCTGTACTCCTTGTCCAGGAGCTTCACTTTACAATTACCCCAGTCTGCTATGACAAACTCTCCACTAGACAATTCACATACACCACGGATATCACTCATCTTCACGTTGTACTCCTTGTACTCTTCAACACTGAAGACGTGGTTTGGATCGGAAAGGGGATCTTTTCGCTGTTTAATCGTAACAGTTTGTTCTTCAATCGCTCCAAACGTCTTTATTGAAGATAAAAGTTCTTCGATAAGGTTATTGGCTTGAAATGTTACATTGTAACACTCAATGGTGGATATGCCATGAAGATGATCGTTTGCTTGTGAAATCATATCCTGGCTCTTTCTGTACGcaatatatgattttgactcgcttgattttgattttgtttgaaaagcgGCAATCATGTTTTGCAGTTCAATAGTCATTTTATCACAAGTTTCGATatctttctttatatttttttcaagtttagCTATTATTCCGTCCAAGTCTTGTAAAGTTGTCTTCTCAATCTTATCAAGGATTTCGTTGATCTTTTTACGTATGGTTTTAATTTCATCAGAAATGGCTGTCCTCGTCTTTTTCAGAGATGTCGTATTCTTCATTCGTGCTTCTTTCATCAGCTCGAATTGCTTTTCAAGTTCAGCGATCTTCTTTGGAATTTGCTGAAACTCAATATTTCTCTGAATTCCTTTTGCTACATCTGGAATGGGATGGATTTTGGAACATTGTCTGAAACAAAGaagttttgaaacatttgtaatCAGATATGCATAAACTGAAAATGAACTTGTTATGTGGGACAATGTTAaagaatatgattaaaaatttGTCGCAATAACATATAGATTAGTTaccgttttgtgtcttaaaggcgcaccatataggttgatgcaaaaatgatttcctttaatttttaaatgcattataatgCTTTATTAATTTGACTTGATTGATCAAAAccgaaaagaaatatttgtgtacagattCAGTGGGTTTTTCTTTATAaactggggaatttgtggccacgtagctattaattgaaatcaCCATTTGCATGTTCAAAGactaatatttttgttaaatgtactcaaaaataagtttttttttgttttaatcatgaaCAGAAgaataagttaaaaataataataaataaaaacaataaaatattattgcctcAACCTATGTCGTGCGCCATTATCTTAGCCAAAAAGGCATATGATGTGTATAcggattaaaaaatataaatgatattttgtactCTTTTATCTGGGGAATTTGTGACCACGTAgctatttaatgaaatatattatatataaaggctgatatttctttaatatttacaaatcgtaagctttgttttgtttaaaagtcaaatgagtttaaccttataatgcataaataataataataataataataataataataataataataataataataataataataatgcatatacCCATTTAGTGCActtttaaattgtcatatttCTTACATACCTGTGGTCCACGGCGACGCACACATGGCAGCACAGCTGGTCATGGTCGGCACATACCAACTTCAGTGCCTCCCCGCGATGCATCCCGCATCTCTCCAGGGCGTCCACCGCCCCTGGGGCTGCCTCCCATTTCTTCACGTCCTTCCGGCCGAGCACTGCGTGCTTCTGATATAATACGTCATGTTTTAGAACACAGTTTTGGCAGTAATATTTCATGCATTGAGTACAATAATGGTCAGCTTCGGTGTTAAATCCGTTCTCTTCACACGGAGAGCAGGAAAAATCATGAATGAAGTCACAGCCCCTCTGAATGGATGATTCAAACTTAGAAGCCATTTTCGCTTTTGAGATTAAAAATGACACACAAACTAGTTCACACAGTCagtttctgtttattttgtaactagGAAGTTAATTATTTTGTACTCCGCTGATACGAAGAAAACCAATATTTCGATCAAATCCACACTGCTATATAACAcgatatcaaaatgataagcgTAGTCACAACCGTACTAAATTTacaatcatttttcaaattatacaaaaatgattttaaacatgcCTTATTTTATTCCTGTGTAAACATTTCGAATAGTTATCGACTGTCCAGTGGGCCTTCCCACGAGGTTTGCCGAAGACTGCCGAGTGGTAACGATTGTCTATTCCGAGCTTACCGAAGATTGCCGAATAGTTGTAGGAAGTACTTTTCCTGTATATTTTATAGCGAATTGACCCATTTCAACGAACAATAGCACTGAGGTCTAGTACTTCTCGAACCTCAACACCATCTATGGGAAGAAAGTGAGTGATGatccataattattttccattttctcTCTTGAGTTTCAAAAAATTCACGAactaaatcaaataaatgttcattcagccacgtttgtttattttgttacaaggaagtaaattgttttgtactgATAAGAAGAAACCACAAATTACAATCAATGTCACACTGACATATTACACAATATCCAAATGATAAGCGTTGTTACAATCTTGCTTAATTAACACTATTGTTCTTCAAATCCAAACCACATTTTAATCATGCCGAGATTGTGTCCCGTATTAATATCAATAGGAGTTCACGACTTCTGGTTTAGTAGGCCTTTCTACACTCGAAATGCACAACGAAATAAATATATCCCGAGCTTGCCGAAGACTGCCGAAATGTCACGATTCGGAAtacctcggtcattttccatcgaaatcaacctcgggtgtatgccggtacatccaTAGAAAAGTTGCTGTgtttaatatgcattttgttagttcaaattgattgccgGGCGTTAAGTGTACCATGGCATTCAGGGGCGGATCCATGATTCGATATATGAGGGtgcgtaacttaggggcataacattttgacttgcaatcctccctcagaaccgaaatttatttggtttaaagtgtgaGCAGGGGTGTTTGAAAGTACTCTGCGATTTATTTTAACACTTTCCAGCCCGAattggtgcattttgagcgtattacatttttttctctcctTTATCGaaattaaaaactaaacttggacgatttgaagtgtgtgtgggggggggggatggcTGAAGggtgttcaaaaatatttctaacaatgtaaaccgtccatattcatccgaggttgttatcgatagaaaatggccggaTGCACGAAAAATAACACTCAGTTGTAGCGGTTTCACGACTCCGAACATAACTATTTATGAAGAAATTTCCACGTGTGTACTTAACCATAACAACTTAAGGTACTAATCCGACCCAAGTTTACCAAGTAAGTTCATGTATACTAAGTAACATATACACCAAGTAATAAAATAAGTACCAAGTAACCATATTGTACACCAAGTAATCTCAAGTACGACAAGTAACCTCAATTACACTCAGTAACCTCATTTACTCAAAGTAACCTCAAGTACACACAGTAACCTCATGGACATCAAGTAACCTCACTTACACCAAGCAACCttatgtacaccaagtaacctcatgtacaccaagaaaCCTCAtttacaccaagtaacctcatatacaccaagttacctcatgtacaccaaaaAACCTAATGTACACAAAGTAAACTAATGTACACACATTAACCTTATGTATACCAAGTAACGCCATGAACACCCAGTAACCTCATGCACACCCAGTAAcgtcatgtacaccaagtaacctgaTTCATACTTAGTGACCTCATGTACACCTAGTAGCCTCATGTACACGCAGTAACCTCATGTACTCCCAGTAACGTCATgaacaccaagtaacctcatgtacaccaagtaacctcatccacaccaagtaacctcatttAAACCAAGTAACGTCATGTACACCCAGTAACCTCATgcacaccaagtaacctcatgtacacccagtAACCTTATTTACACCAAGTAACCACATGCACACCAAacaacctcatgtacaccaagtaaccttaATTataccaagtaacctcatgtacacccagtaacctcatgtacatcaagtaacctcatgtacatcaagtaacctcatgtacacccagtAACTTCATGTACATCAAGTAATCTCATGAACACCCA
The sequence above is drawn from the Mya arenaria isolate MELC-2E11 chromosome 14, ASM2691426v1 genome and encodes:
- the LOC128216785 gene encoding uncharacterized protein LOC128216785 isoform X1, which produces MASKFESSIQRGCDFIHDFSCSPCEENGFNTEADHYCTQCMKYYCQNCVLKHDVLYQKHAVLGRKDVKKWEAAPGAVDALERCGMHRGEALKLVCADHDQLCCHVCVAVDHRQCSKIHPIPDVAKGIQRNIEFQQIPKKIAELEKQFELMKEARMKNTTSLKKTRTAISDEIKTIRKKINEILDKIEKTTLQDLDGIIAKLEKNIKKDIETCDKMTIELQNMIAAFQTKSKSSESKSYIAYRKSQDMISQANDHLHGISTIECYNVTFQANNLIEELLSSIKTFGAIEEQTVTIKQRKDPLSDPNHVFSVEEYKEYNVKMSDIRGVCELSSGEFVIADWGNCKVKLLDKEYRVIDHCDVPWDPYDVCHIDGNEVAVCVNSGHADRRGLYLINATKGKLVTTRKLSFTHGCNAAAHYGGQLYISSSDALYIYTMSGKKVKTLYEDFGVIITVMKCAISNDGKTIYITNSSKHQLITLDNKGNKLALLTDPDMKHPTGVHVTPAGHVFVCCEGSNTVLQVDNDGKKKLTTLASKRDGLNKPRDLFFSSRTFSLIVGGWNGTLLVIKLN
- the LOC128216785 gene encoding uncharacterized protein LOC128216785 isoform X2, whose translation is MHRGEALKLVCADHDQLCCHVCVAVDHRQCSKIHPIPDVAKGIQRNIEFQQIPKKIAELEKQFELMKEARMKNTTSLKKTRTAISDEIKTIRKKINEILDKIEKTTLQDLDGIIAKLEKNIKKDIETCDKMTIELQNMIAAFQTKSKSSESKSYIAYRKSQDMISQANDHLHGISTIECYNVTFQANNLIEELLSSIKTFGAIEEQTVTIKQRKDPLSDPNHVFSVEEYKEYNVKMSDIRGVCELSSGEFVIADWGNCKVKLLDKEYRVIDHCDVPWDPYDVCHIDGNEVAVCVNSGHADRRGLYLINATKGKLVTTRKLSFTHGCNAAAHYGGQLYISSSDALYIYTMSGKKVKTLYEDFGVIITVMKCAISNDGKTIYITNSSKHQLITLDNKGNKLALLTDPDMKHPTGVHVTPAGHVFVCCEGSNTVLQVDNDGKKKLTTLASKRDGLNKPRDLFFSSRTFSLIVGGWNGTLLVIKLN